The following are encoded in a window of Megalopta genalis isolate 19385.01 chromosome 6, iyMegGena1_principal, whole genome shotgun sequence genomic DNA:
- the LOC117223896 gene encoding secretin receptor yields MANVTATVDIFFAKEELKCRQLLSEYNETSANSTEFRHCPPFFDGVLCWPLTRASTIAILPCPPEIDFVYGAESRTTVELNNISIATKICLSNGKWYTNFEGISWSNYSRCDTNAYESYKTFETFETFESFETFVLDKWLPIVRIVSQIGYTVSFATLVIAMIIFSLIRRLRNPRNRLHMHLFASFIMRAFMTLLRDWIIDDGIGLAVDVVYVNGEDAFIKQRNFQILMCKAITSTWQYSIVANYSWILMEGLYLHNLVVLAFCSDSAATNLYIFMGWGLPVFVVAPWIVIRATIEDTLCWTTHNNPSLFLVIRIPIMISILFNFLLFINIVRELFIKLKTSVHLQRKKMQYSRWAKSTLVLVPLFGAHYTLFLGFSYHNDHRVELVWLFCDQFFVSFQGTFVALLYCLLSAEVRSEVKLAWRARWSKKAICYTLCKESRRRRIKRQCRKPTDYEDPTISGSTMRNLFVLQVDKDRTTTTRVF; encoded by the exons ATGGCCAATGTCACGGCGACGGTGGACATTTTCTTCGCGAAAGAGGAGCTGAAATGTCGTCAACTGCTCTCAGAGT ACAATGAAACGTCGGCGAACAGCACGGAATTTCGCCACTGTCCTCCATTTTTCGACGGTGTCCTTTGTTGGCCGTTAACAAGGGCCTCGACAATAGCCATTCTCCCGTGTCCGCCAGAAATCGACTTCGTGTACGGTGCAGAATCGAGGACCACCGTGGAATTAAATAACATATCGATCGCCACGAAAATCTGCCTTTCGAACGGAAAATGGTACACGAATTTCGAAGGGATTTCATGGAGCAATTACAGCCGTTGCGACACGAACGCGTACGAAAGTTACAAAACCTTCGAAACCTTCGAAACGTTCGAAAGCTTCGAAACCTTTGTGCTGGAC AAATGGTTGCCGATCGTCAGGATTGTCTCGCAGATCGGCTACACCGTTTCCTTCGCTACTCTCGTCATCGCGATGATCATCTTCTCTCTGATAAG GAGGCTCAGGAATCCTAGAAATAGGCTGCACATGCACCTGTTCGCCTCGTTCATAATGAGGGCGTTCATGACGCTGCTCAGGGACTGGATCATCGACGACGGGATCGGGTTAGCCGTGGACGTTGTGTACGTGAACGGGGAGGACGCGTTCATCAAACAGCGAAAC TTCCAGATCTTGATGTGCAAGGCAATTACAAGCACGTGGCAGTACTCTATCGTTGCCAATTACTCCTGGATATTGATGGAGGGATTGTATCTCCATAATCTGGTCGTTTTAGCGTTTTGCTCCGACAGCGCAGCGACCAATCTGTACATTTTCATGGGATGGG GCTTGCCAGTGTTCGTGGTGGCTCCATGGATAGTAATCCGAGCTACGATCGAGGACACGCTTTGCTGGACCACTCACAACAATCCTTCTCTGTTCCTCGTCATCAGAATACCGATCATGATTTCGATCCTG TTTAACTTTCTGCTCTTCATCAACATAGTCCGTGAACTTTTCATCAAGCTGAAGACCTCTGTGCACCTGCAGCGCAAGAAGATGCAGTATAG CAGGTGGGCTAAATCCACGTTAGTCCTCGTTCCCCTTTTCGGAGCCCACTATACGCTGTTCTTGGGCTTCTCTTATCATAATGATCACCGTGTGGAACTCGTCTGGCTCTTCTGCGATCAGTTCTTCGTCTCTTTTCAG GGTACGTTCGTAGCCTTGCTCTACTGTCTGCTGAGCGCAGAGGTACGTTCAGAGGTAAAATTAGCCTGGAGAGCCAGATGGTCGAAGAAAGCGATTTGCTACACTTTGTGCAAAGAGTCGAGGCGAAGAAGAATAAAACGACAATGCCGGAAACCCACGGACTACGAAGATCCCACTATCAGCGGTTCCACCATGAGAAACCTTTTCGTATTGCAAGTGGACAAAGATCGAACAACAACTACTCGTGTGTTTTAG
- the LOC117223918 gene encoding uncharacterized protein LOC117223918, whose product MSLLRKSITETDQSLMKLDVAVDHRYIYIWIVGICTATAFNGLSFCLFYVYMGSLQGRNVMIIFCDLFCNIMMYIGGIVVLDFMTHVCWLERSFKRTNDLLKKFLGEDCTTETEDSNNKMIVSWFSSNEVTPFGGIPIMKRQLCTLDKVNILQQIRLIHLQLCAITKLLNKIFDTQMMFYSIVIIQSVVGIFYYVYTEIDLKSPYELSFYVLDAIYTWLKVAVTCYFCEKSAKEAKQIVYIIHSCSIHNSDVELRNELTQFCLQVSLAEMDTNDTHLFWLNDVYILQSIGGIFTYFLIMIQWSGTLGVFGSKSNFTTFN is encoded by the exons ATGTCACTTTTGAGAAAAAGTATCACTGAAACAGATCAGAGCTTAATGAAACTGGACGTTGCGGTCGACCATCGGTACATATACATATGGATTGTCGGAATTTGTACTGCGACTGCCTTTAACGGATTGTCATTTTGTCTATTTTATGTATACATGGGATCCTTACAAGGAAGGAATGTAATGATTATCTTTTGCGATTTATTTTGCAATATCATGATGTACATAGGAGGAATAGTCGTCTTGGACTTCATGACGCACGTTTG TTGGCTGGAAAGAAGcttcaaacgaacgaatgatcTTCTGAAGAAGTTCTTAGGCGAAGATTGCACGACAGAAACGGAAGACTCGAATAACAAAATGATTGTTTCGTGGTTCTCTTCAAACGAAGTCACACCATTCGGGGGTATTCCAATCATGAAGCGCCAGTTGTGCACTTTGGATAAGGTCAATATTCTTCAACAAATCAg ATTAATTCACCTGCAATTGTGCGCGATTACGAAATTGCTGAACAAAATATTCGACACTCAGATGATGTTCTACTCGATAGTGATCATACAGAGCGTTGTTGGGATATTCTATTATGTTTACACAGAAATAGATTTGAAGTCGCCGTATGAATTGAGCTTTTATGTGCTCGACGCGATCTACACATGGCTGAAAGTTGCTGTGACGTGCTACTTCTGCGAGAAGTCCGCCAAAGAG GCAAAGCAGATAGTATACATTATTCACTCGTGCTCCATACACAATTCTGACGTCGAGTTGAGAAATGAG CTCACACAATTTTGCCTGCAAGTCTCACTCGCTGAAATGGACACCAATGACACGCATCTCTTCTGGTTGAATGACGTTTACATATTACAG AGCATTGGAGGCATATTCACCTACTTTCTGATCATGATACAGTGGAGTGGGACATTAGGCGTATTCGGATCAaaatctaatttcaccacattCAACTGA
- the LOC143259636 gene encoding uncharacterized protein LOC143259636 isoform X1 — protein MKRATFDNATTIVVMLNRMVGARMLTHSETRFWLLLSFLYKAIVMSGFIYSVYLFCSFNLTVAPYYLLVEVYIFITTVAFLSIFTMQVLGWQYYKEMSLLRKSITETDQSLMELDVAVDHRYIYIWIVGICTATAFNGLSFCLFYVYMGSLQGRNVMTIFSDLFFNITMYIGGIVVLDFMTHVCWLERGFKRTNDLLKKFFVDDCTTETEDSNNKMIVSWFSSNEVTPFGGVPIMKRHLCTLDKVNILQQIRYSQFSLIDAQLGKKNSQNRKRSFELCICARDFSHRLSKIN, from the exons ATGAAGAGAGCCACTTTTGACAACGCAACGACGATTGTCGTCATGTTAAATCGCATGGTAGGAGCGAGAATGCTCACACATTCCGAAACACGGTTTTGGTTATTGCTAAGCTTTCTCTATAAAGCAATCGTAATGTCAGGTTTTATTTATTCCGTGTACCTGTTCTGTTCATTTAATCTGACAGTTGCGCCTTACTACCTGCTAGTCGAAGTATACATATTTATTACCACCGTCGCCTTTTTGTCTATCTTCACTATGCAAGTGTTAGGCTGGCAGTACTATAAG GAAATGTCACTTTTGAGAAAGAGTATCACTGAAACAGATCAGAGTTTAATGGAACTAGACGTTGCGGTCGACCATCGGTACATATACATATGGATTGTCGGAATTTGTACTGCGACTGCCTTTAACGGATTGTCATTTTGTCTATTTTATGTATACATGGGATCCTTACAAGGAAGGAATGTAATGACTATCTTTAGCGATTTATTTTTCAATATCACGATGTACATAGGAGGAATAGTCGTCTTGGACTTCATGACGCACGTTTG TTGGCTGGAAAGAGGcttcaaacgaacgaatgatcTTCTGAAGAAGTTCTTCGTCGACGATTGCACGACAGAAACGGAAGACTCGAATAACAAAATGATTGTTTCGTGGTTCTCTTCAAACGAAGTCACTCCATTCGGGGGAGTTCCAATCATGAAGCGCCACTTGTGCACTTTGGATAAGGTCAATATTCTTCAACAAATCAggtacagtcaattctccctaattgacgctcagcttggtaAGAAAAATAGTCAAAATAGGAAGAGGAGCTTCGAGCTTTGCATCTGTGCACGAGACTTCAGCCATCGGTtgtcgaaaattaattaa
- the LOC143259636 gene encoding uncharacterized protein LOC143259636 isoform X2, with protein MMFYSIVIIQSVVGIFYYVYTEIDLESPYELSFYVLDAIYTWLKVAVTCYFCEKTAKEAKQIVYIIHSCCIHNSDVELRNELTQFCLQVSLAEMDTNDTHLFWLNDVYILQSIGGIFTYFLIMIQWSGTLGVFGSKSNFTTFN; from the exons ATGATGTTCTACTCGATAGTGATCATACAGAGCGTTGTTGGGATATTCTATTATGTTTACACAGAAATAGATTTGGAGTCGCCGTATGAATTGAGCTTTTATGTGCTCGACGCGATCTACACATGGCTGAAAGTTGCTGTGACGTGCTACTTCTGCGAGAAGACCGCCAAAGAG GCAAAGCAGATAGTATACATTATTCACTCATGCTGCATACACAATTCTGACGTCGAGTTGAGAAATGAG CTCACACAATTTTGCCTGCAAGTCTCACTCGCTGAAATGGACACCAATGACACACATCTCTTCTGGTTGAACGACGTTTACATATTACAG AGCATTGGAGGCATATTCACCTACTTTCTGATCATGATACAGTGGAGTGGGACATTAGGCGTATTCGGATCAaaatctaatttcaccacattCAACTGA